Genomic window (Mycolicibacterium smegmatis):
CCGTACTTCACGCAGCACAGGCCGCCCGCGTTGGTGGCGGCGTTGCCGCCGATCGAGGAGATGTCGACCGAGGCCGGATCCGGCGGATACCACAAACCGTGCTCTGCCGCGGCCCGCTTGACCTCGGCATTCAGCGCGCCGGGTTGCACGACGGCCACGCGGGTCGCCGGGTCGATCCGGATCTCGCGCATGCGCTCGGTGCTCAGGACGACGCATCCGTCGACCGCGCTCGCACCGCCGGAGAGCCCCGACCCGGCGCCCCTGGGTACCACCGCGACGCGGTGACGGGTGGCCCACCGCAGGACGCTCTGCACATCGGCGGTGCAGGTCGCCCGGACCACGGCCCGCGGACGGCCCGCGAGTGGATCGGCGGCGGCGTCACGGCGATATCCCTCGATCTGGTCGGCATCGGTGAGCAGCGCGTGGGCAGGCAGCTCAGCAGCCAGTTCGGTCAGGGCGGGGTCCACATCCGCCAGGGTTGCGTCCACGCGGCCAGTGTAGGCGCGTGATGGGCGAACGGAATTTTTCCGACTTCCCTGGGTTGGACCGAGGGATGAGACGTTGGGAAATGGACGGTATCGGGCGCGATCTGCTCCAGCTGCGGGAGGTCGCGATCCCCCAGCCGGCACACGGCGAGATCCTGGTGCGGGTCTCGGCCGTGGCCCTCAACCATCGCGACAAGATGGTGACCGAGAACGGCCGAGGGCTGCAGCTCGCCTATCCGTTCACACCGGGCTCCGATCTCGCCGGAACCGTGGCGGCGCTCGGCGACGGCGCACAGCGGTTCGCCGTCGGCGACCGGGTGATCTCGAACTTCGTCCCCGAGTGGCTCGACGGTGTGCGACCGGGGGACGCCCGCACCTTGCCCTACCGGACCCTGGGCGGACACCATCCCGGCGTGCTCGCCGAATACGTGGCCTTCCCCGAGGACTGGTTCGTGCGCGCGCCCGCCACGCTCGGTGATGCCGAGGCGGCCACACTGCCCTGTTCGGGCCTCACGGCGTGGTTCGCGCTGGTCGAGCGCGGCCGTGTGCGCGCAGGAGAGACGGTTCTGGTCGAAGGCACCGGAGGCGTAGCGCTTTTCGCGCTCGCCATCGCCAAGATCCACGGCGCCGAGGTGATCGTCTCGGCCAGTGCGGGCAACCTCGCCCGCGCGCGGGAACTGGGCGCCGACCACGTCATCGACAGGCGGCGCGAGGACTGGGCCGACGCGGTCCTGACGCTCACGGCTGACCGAGGTGTGGACCACGTGCTCGAGATCGTCGGCGGCAGCCACCTGGCGCAGGCCGTACAGGTGAGCGCCATCGGCGGGCAGATCCACCAGATCGGTGCGCTGGAAGGCTTCGAGATCTCGACCCCGGTGATGCCGTTGATGCTCAAGGGCATCACGGTCAACGGCATCGGGACCGGGCACCGGCGCGCGCTCGAAGACTTGGTGCGTGCGGTCGACGCGGCGGGACTCAAGCCCGTGATCGACACGCGGTACCGCTTCGAGGATCTGCAGGGCGCACTCGACCATCTCGACCGCGGCCCGTTCGGCAAGCTCGTCCTGGAAACTTAGCGGTTCTGTGCCACACCGCGTTCGGCGAGCACCCAGTTGAGGAACTTCTCGACCGCATCGGCAGTGAAATGCCCGTGCGGCGAGCCGAAGAAGTCGAAAGCGTGCTGGGCGTGCGGAATCTCGGCGTAGACCACGGGGGAGTTCGACACCTCCCGCAGCGCGGCGACGAAGTCGCGTCCCTCGACCACCGGGATCAACGAGTCGTTGGTGCCGTGCAGCACGAAGAACGGCGGCGCATCGGGGCGCACGAGCATGATCGGTGACGCGTCGCGGTACAACTCGGCATTGCCGTCGAGCGGGCGCTTGACGATGAGCCGCTCCAGGATCTCCATGAACTCGGTACGGCCGGGGCCGGTGGTGCTGTACCAGTCGTAGCGGCCGTACACCGGGACCGCGGCCACCACGGAGGTGTCGGCGTCCTCGAAACCCGGCTGCCACTTGGGGTCGTTCGGGGTCAGCGCGGCCAGCGCCGTGAGGTGCCCACCCGCCGAACCGCCGGTGATGCAGACGGATTCGGGATCGCCACCGAAGTCGGCGATGTTGGCCTTCACCCATGCCAGCGCCTGCTTGACGTCGACGATGTGATCGGGCCAGCTGTGCTTCGGGCTGATCCGGTAGCCGATCGACACACAGATCCAGCCCTGCTCGGCGAGATGGCTCATGAGCGGGTACGACTGAGGCCTGCGCATCCCGATCATCCACGCGCCACCGGGCACCTGCAGCAGCACCGGCGCCTTCCCGTCGCGGGGCAGGTCGGGCCGCATCCAGATGTCAGCCAGGTTGGCGCGGTGCGGGCCGTACCGCACGGTCGTGGTCGCGTAGCGGTGCCGGGTCCACGATGTGCGGATGACGCCGCCGGGGCGGCGGGCACGGCGGGCCACCGCGTAGTCGGCGCCCAGCGCCGAGCGCAGCGGTTCCTCGAAGAACCGGCGCGACGTGCGGTTGCGGCGGTGCACGATGTACAACAGGGCCCACGCGACGGCCTTGAGAAGCAACGAGATCCGCCCCGGCGTCGTACGGTAGTCACCGCGCACCGCGCGGCGGAGCGCGTCGAGCGCCGAAACGGTCGTTATCAGCGGTCCGTTCTCGGAGGTGGGCCAGCCGAACGCGAACGCCACCACCGTCGAATAGCCTTTGCGGCCGAACGGTTTCACGGCGTTGACGGCGTTGAGCACCTCCGCCGACGCGGTGAGCAGCGGTTTAGCCATTCACCTTCTCCTGCAGCTCCCGGCGCGCGATCTTTCCGGTGCTGTTGCGGGGAAGCTCGTCGAGGATCGTGATGTCGCGCGGCACTTTGTAATTCGCGAGGTTGTCGCGGACATGCGATTTCAGGTCGTCGACGGTCGCGTCGCCGGACAGCACCACGAACGCCGCGAGTCGCTGACCGAACTGCTCGTCGTCCACGCCGATCACGGCGGCCTCGGCGACCGCCGGGTGCGTGGTGAGCACCTTCTCGACTTCGATGGGGTAGACGTTCTCGCCACCGGAGACGATCATCTCGTCGTCGCGGCCGACGACGAACAACCGGCCCGCGTCGTCGAGGCGCCCCACGTCGCCGGAACGCATGAAGCCCTCGTGGAAATCCTTGGTGGTGCCCGAGGTGTAGCCGTCGAACTGCGTCGAGTTGCGCACGTAGATCGTGCCCACCTCACCCGTCGGGACGTCGCGCAGGTCGGCGTCGAGGATCCGGATCTCGGTGCCCTCGGCGGGTTTACCCGCGGTGTCGGGTGCGGCGCGCAGATCGGCCGGTGTGGCGGTGGCGATCATGCCGGCCTCGGTGGCGTTGTAGTTGTTGTAGATGACGTCGCCGAAGCGGTCCATGAACGCGATGACGACGTCGGGGCGCATCCGCGATCCAGATGCTGCCGCGAACCGCAGCGAACGTCCGTCGTAGCGGTTGAGCACGTCCTCGGGCAGTTCCATGATGCGGTCGAACATCACCGGCACCACACACAGCCCCGTGGCGCGGTGGCGGTCGACGAGTTCGAGCGTGGCTTCCGGGTCGAACTTGCGGCGCGTGATGATGGTGCACGCCATCGATGCCGCGAACGCCAGTTGCGAGAAGCCCCAGGCGTGGAACATCGGCGCGACGATCACCACCGGTTCCTCGGCACGCCACGGTGTGCGGTCCAGGATGGCCTTGAGGATCTCGGGTCCGCCGCCGGAATGCTTGGCGCCCTTGGGAGTTCCGGTGGTTCCCGACGTCAGCAGGATCACCTTGCTCTTCTGGCCGGCCCGTTGCGGTTGCCTGCCTGCGAACTTCTCGGTGAGCGCGGCGACCGTGACGTCGTGTGCTGCGGTGTCGGTCCACGCCACGATGCGGGTGGGCGCTTCGGGAGCCCCCGCGAGCGCGCGGTCGACGGTGTCGGTGAACTCCTCGTCGTAGATGACGGCATCGACCTTCTCGCGGCTCACCACCTCGGCCAGCGCCGGTCCGGCGAACGAGGTGTTGAGCAGTAGGACGTCGGCACCGATACGGTTGGCCGCGATCAGCGACAACACGAACCCGCGATGGTTGCGGGCCATGATGCCCAGCACCCTCGGCGCGCCGCCGGAAAGCGCCTGCAGACCTGCCGCGAGCGCGTCGGCCTGCTGGTCGATCTCGCGCCAGGTGAGCGTGCCGAGTTCGTCGACCAGGCCCGGGCGGTCGGGACAGCGCTGCGCGGCGCTCGCGAAACCCGATGTGACGCTCATGTTCTCGCGCGCCATCGCGGCGACGATGCGCAGGTACTTGTCGGGGCGCAGCGGCGCGATCAGCCCGGCGCGGCGCATGGTGGTGACCATTCCGACGGTGTTGAGCAACGGGTCGGTGACCCGGTCGAGAAGTCCCATGCCGATCAGCCGATCACCGGGAAGCGCCGCTGCTCGGCGAGTTCGTCGAGGGCCTGCTGCATGACGTGGCGTACGTGCGCGTCGACCTCGTCGATGTCGGGGTCCTCACCGAACTCTGCGGTGATGTCGATGGGCGGCAGTGTCTTCATCACGATCTTCGACGGCAACGGCACGTTGAGCGGCAGCACGGCCGACAGCCCGAACGGGAATCCGAACGACACCGGCACGATCTTGGTACGCGCCAGCCGCGCGATCGGGCCCAGGGCCTTGGCCACCGCGGTGCCGCGCGACAGGAACAGCTGGGTCTCCTGGCCACCCACACCGACCATGGGGACGATCGGGACGCCGGCGTTGAGTGCGGCCCGCACATACCCGGTGCGTCCGCCGAAATCGATCTTGTTGGCCGCCAGCGTGGGGCGGTACACGTCGTAGTCGCCACCCGGGAACACGACGACGACGCCGCCGGAGCGCAGCGCCTCGTCGGCGTTCTCGTGGTTGGCCCGGATGAAGCCCGTCTTCTTGAAGAAGTCCGCGGTCGGGCCGGTCATGAGCATGTCGTGGCTCAGCGTGTACACGGGGCGGTCGTAGCCGAACTTCTCGTAGAAGCCTGTCGCGAACACCGGCACATCCATGGGGAACAGCCCGCCGGAGTGGTTCGAGACCACCAGGGCCCCGCCGTTGGGGAACGTGTCGAGGCCGTGCACCTCGGCCCGGTGATACCCCTTGATCAGCGGGCGCAGCCAGCCCATGACCTTCTCGGTGAGGCCGGGATCCCACTTGGTGATCTCACCTTGGTCGGTATCGGTAGCGGCCACGGGGGTCCCCCTGACGTGAATTGGAACGTGTTCTAGTTCTCCATCCTACTTGACCTGAACTGCTGTCGAGGTTGGACGATGGCAGGCATGGCGATGGACCTCGGCGGATATCTCGCGCGGATCGGCCTCGACGGGCGGCCGCGTCCCGATCTCGGCACATTGCACGCGATCGTCGCGGCCCACAACCGCTCGATCCCGTTCGAGAACCTCGATCCGCTGCTCGGCATCCCGGTGGCCGACCTGAGTGCCGAGGCCCTGTCCGCCAAGCTCGTGGACCGCCGCCGCGGCGGGTACTGCTACGAACACAACGGCCTGCTCGGCTACGTACTGGAGGAACTGGGCTTCGACGTCGAGCGCCTGTCCGGGCGGGTGGTGTGGATGCGGGCCGACGACGCACCACTGCCCGCCCAGACCCACAACGTGCTGTCGGTCGCGGTGCCGGGCGCCGATGGCCGGTACCTGGTCGACGTGGGCTTCGGCGGACAGACGCTGACCTCGCCGATCCGGCTTGAGGCCGGCCCGGTGCAGCAGACCCGCCACGAGCCCTACCGGCTCACCCGGCACGGTGACCACCACACGCTGGCGGCCCAGATCCGCGGTGAGTGGCAACCGCTGTACACGTTCACCACCGAGCCGCGGCCGCGCATCGACCTCGAGGTCGGAAGCTGGTACGTCTCAACACATCCGAGGTCACACTTCGTCACCGGGCTCACGGTCGCGGTGGTCACCGACGACGCGCGGTACAACCTGCGGGGACGCAACCTGGCGGTCCACCGGGCCGGTGCGACCGAGCGCATCCGGTTCGACAGCGCGGCACAGGTGCTCGACGCCATCGTCGACCGGTTCGGCATCGACCTCGGCGATCTGGCCGGCCGTGACGTCCGTGCACGTGTCGCCGAGGTGCTCGACACCTGAGCCGGGGGATCACAGCAAGAAAAGTCATGTCCTGACCCCAGCGCGCCGACCATACTCGGTGAACGTGAGTGTGGAACCGAACGGGCGCGACCGGCTGCGTGAACTGCTCGACGCCGTCGTCGACTCCGAGAACGACGGTGTCGGCGACATGGCGCGCAACAGCTACGCCTCGGAGTTCCACTTCTCGCGCGAGGTGCGCAGGCTCACCGGCGAACCACCCGCCGCGCTGCGGCGGCGCATCATGCTCGAACGCGCGGCGTGGCGGCTGCGCCAGGGTGCGGGCGTCGCGGAAGTCGCTGCCGCAGAGGGATGGTCGTCACCGGAGGTGTTCTCCCGCGCATTCCGCCGCGCCTTCGGCGTGCCGCCGTCGCGCGCGGCGGACGTCGGGTTCCGGTTGCCCGCTCCCAACGGTGTGCACTTCCATCCGCCGCAGTCGCTGTGGTGCGACGACGGAGCGGGCGCAGCTGGGCCCGACATCGCGCAGTTCATGCTCGTGCACGACATCGCCGATACGGCCTATCTCATCGAACAGGCGTCCGTGCTCACGGAAAGGCAGTGGCGCGAAGGGGTTTCACCGGGGCAGACGGTGCTCGACTGGGACGGTCCCGAACCGAGCGTCGCCGCGGTCCTCGCGGCGATCGTGTGGACCAAGCAGGTGTGGCTGGCGACCATCGAGGGCCGCGACTTCCCGTCGCGGGACACCACGTGCAACGCCTCGCCCCGGGAATTGGCGGTGCACCACGACACGGTCGGGAACCGTTGGACCACGGTGATATCGGAGTACTCGACGGCCGGACGGCTCGGTGACACGGTGATCGACGCGCTGTGCGACCCGCCGGAGTCGTTTCAGCTGTACGGCATCGTCGCGCACGTGCTCACCTACTCGGCGCACCGGCGCGGGCTGGCGCGTGCGATGCTCTCGCGTCACGGAATCGACACCCACCGTGGTGATCCGCTGGAATGGATGAGAAGGGACTGAATCGTGAAGACCGTCTACTACACCGCTTCGAGCCTCGACGGCTACATCGTCGACGAGAACCAGAGTCTCGACTGGCTCACGTCACGCGACATCACACCCGACGGACCGTTCGGCTACGAACAGTTCATCGAGACCATCGGTGTGCTCGTCATGGGTGCGAGCACCTACGAGTGGGTGGTCGAACACGGCGACTGGTCCTATGACCAGCCCGCCTGGGTGCTCACCCACCGCCCCGAGATCGCCGCCGAGAGTCATCCCATGCAGGTGTTCTCCGGCGACGTCGCCGAACTGCACCCGAAACTCGTCGCGGCCGCGGGCGGTAAGGATGTGTGGGTGGTGGGCGGCGGCGACGTCGCCGCGCAGTTCGTCGCGGCCGACCTGATCGACGAGATCATCGTCAGCTATGCACCGTGCACGCTCGGCGTGGGTTCGCGGGTGCTGCCGATGCGTTCGGAGTGGGTGCTCGACGACTGTGCCCGCAACGGCGACTTCGTGTGCGCGCGCTGGAAGCGCCCGGTCCTGCACACCTAGATCCCCTCGCGAACAGACGCAAAACTGCCCAATTCCGTTGGGAATAGGGCAGTTTCGCGTCTGCTCGGCAGGATTATTCGGGGGTGTACCCGAACGGCAGCAGCACGCTCTTGGACTCGCAGTAACCCGCGATGCCCTCGGGCCCGCACTCGCGGCCGATGCCGGAGTTCTTGTAGCCGCCGAACGGGGCGCCCGGATCGAATGCGTACATGTTGATGCCGTAGGTGCCCGTGCGGACCTTCGACGCGATCTCGACGCCCTTGGCGTGATCGGTGGTGTACACCGAACCGGCCAGGCCGTACACCGAGTCGTTGGCGATGCGCACGGCGTCGTCCTCGTCCTCGAAGGGGATCACCACGAGCACGGGCCCGAAGATCTCCTCCTGCGCGATGGTCATCGAGTTGTCGACGTCGGCGAACACCGTGGGCTGCACGAACCAGCCGGAATCCAGGCCCTCGGGACGACCGCCGCCGGTCACCAGACGCGCGCCCTCCTCGATGCCCTTCTTGATGTAGCCCTCGACGCGTTCGCGCTGCTTCTCGCTGATCAGCGGACCCACCATCGCCGCCGGGTCATCGGGCACGCCGACCTGCATCGCGGCGACACCCGCGGCGACCTTCTCCACGACCTCGTCGTAACGCGAGCGCGGTGCCAGGATGCGGGTCTGGCCGACACATGCCTGCCCGGAGTTCATCAGACCCGAGAACAGCAGCATCGGCAGCGTCGAGTCCAGGTCGGCGTCCTCGAGGATGATCGCCGCGGATTTGCCGCCCAGTTCCAGCGTGCACGGCTTGAGCTTCTCGGCGGCGATCTTGCCGATCTCCTTGCCCACTGCGCTCGAGCCCGTGAACGTGAACTTGTCGAGCGCCGGGTTGTCGGTCAGCGCGCGGCCGGTCTCCGGGCCGCCGGGCACCACCGACAGCACACCCTCGGGCAGGCCGGCCTCGAGGAACTTCTGTGCCATGAGGTTGGTGGTCAGCGGTGTCTCGGCGGCCGGCTTGAGCACGATCGTGCAGCCCGCGAGCAGCGCCGGGCCCAGCTTGTTGGCCGCCAGGAAGAACGGCACGTTCCAGGCGACGACGGCGCCGACGACGCCGACGGGCTCCTTGAGCACCAGTGTCTGGCCGTAGATGCCGTCGCGGATGTCCTTCCACGCGAACTTGTCGGCCGCCGAGGCGTAGAACTGCAGCGTCGACATCGCCGCGCCGTACTGCATCATGTCGACGATGGTCTGCGGCTGGCCGGTCTCGAGCTTGAGCAGCGTCTTGAACTCGTCGGCGCTCTCCTCGATCAGCGCGGTCGCCTTGGCCAGCACGGCCTCGCGCTCCTGCGGCGTCATCCGCGGCCACGGCCCCTCGTCGAACGCCTTGCGCGCCGCGGCGCACGCGGCGTCGACGTCGGCCTTGGTCGCCAGCGGCGCCTGACCGACCTTCTCGCCGGTCGCGGGCGAGAAGACCTCGATGATCTCCGACGACGAAGGCTCGACCCACTGGCCGCCGATGAACAGCTTGTCCCAGTTCGTCGTGGCCGCGGTCGCGGCCGATGCAGTCTGTGTCATGGCGGTCACACTACTCACTTCCCTGTGAAACGAGAACCTGTTCCAGTTGGGGAGGTTACCGGCGCGACAGAACCAGCACCAGGTTGCTCACCGCGAATTCGCGGAAACCCGGTATCGAGGTCATCCACCAGGCCCATCGTGGGTGGTAGCGGGGGAATGCGGCCACCAGTGCGCCCGTGGAGCGCGCCCACTGCAAGCCGTCGGCCGCCGACACCGCGAACAACGACGATCCGTAGTCATTCTTCGGCCGGTGACCGTGCCTGCGCGTGTAGCGTTCGGCGGCCCGTGCGCCGCCGAGATAGTGCGTCAGGCCCATCTCGTGACCGCCGAACGGCCCCAGCCACACGGTGTACGACAGCACCGCGAGCCCGCCGGGACGGGTCACCCGCAGCATCTCGTTGCCCAGTCGCCACGGGTTGCGCACATGCTCGGCGACGTTCGACGACAGGCAGATGTCGACGCTGGAGTCGGCGAACGGCAACGCCATGCCGGACGCCCGGACGAACACCCCGGCGCCCGGTTCACCCGCCGGACCTGCGTGCATCTCGCGCGGATCGGGTTCGACGCCCACATAGCGCATACCGGCCTGCTCGAACGCCGACGCGAAGTAACCGGGTCCGCCGCCCACGTCGAGCACCGTGCGACCTGCGGGGGAATCACCCGTCACGCCGGTCCAGAGGTCGGCGACCATGGCGACCGTGTCGTCGGCCAGGGCGCCGTAGAACCGGGCCGGTTCGGACTGCTCGAAGCGGAACTGGGACAGCAGGCGCACCGACCGGCGGAGCGTCGCCCGGCCGGCGAAGCGGTCGGTGGGATTCACCCGCTCAACCTACTCACCGGTACTCTCGATTCGATGTCTGCCCGGCCCGAGTCTGCTCCGCACGTGCGGCGAGTGCTGCTGCTGTGCTGGCGCGACACCGGCCACCCGCAGGGCGGCGGCAGCGAGGCGTACGTGCAGCGCATCGGCGCATACCTGGCAGGCCGCGGTGTCGACGTCACGCTGCGCACGGCGCGCTATCCCGGTTCGGCGCGCACCGAGGTGGTCGACGGCGTGCGCATCAGCCGTGGTGGCGGGCCCTACACCGTCTACATCTGGGCCGGTCTGGCGATGGTGCTCGCGCGCATAGGGCTGGGGCCGCTGCGCCGCGCGCGGCCCGACGTGGTGATCGACACCCAGAACGGGTTGCCGTTCCTCGCGCGGCTCGCGTTCGGCCGGCGCGTCGCGGTGCTCGTGCACCACTGCCACCGCGAGTTGTGGCCCGTCGCCGGTCCTGTCATGGGTCGTATCGGCTGGTTCGTGGAGTCGTGGCTGTCGCCGCGGCTGCACCGGCGCAACCAGTACGTCACGGTGTCACTGCCGTCGGCCCGTGACCTCAATGAACTCGGTGTCGATTCACAGCGGATCGCGGTGGTGCGCAACGGACTCGACGAGGCACCCGCGACCACCCTGAAGCTGCCCCGCTCGGAGACCCCGCGCCTGGTGGTGTTGTCACGGCTGGTGCCGCACAAACAGATCGAGGATGCGCTGGAAGCCGTCGCGCAACTGCGCACCGAGATGCCTGATGTGCACCTGGACATCCTCGGCGACGGCTGGTGGCGGGAACGCCTGGTCGAACACGCCGAACTGCTGGGCATCACCGACGCGGTGACCTTCCACGGTCACGTCGACGAGGACACCAAACATCGTGTACTGCAACGCAGTTGGGTGCACGTGCTGCCGTCGCGCAAGGAAGGCTGGGGCCTGGCGGTCACCGAGGCAGCGCAGCACGCCGTGCCCACCATCGGCTACCGCTCGTCGGGCGGACTGACGGACTCTGTCGTCGACGGGGTCACCGGCCTGCTCGTCGACGACCGCGACGGGCTGGTCGCGGGGTTGCGCCAGTTGGTGTCCGATCCCGTGCTGCGCACGCAACTGGGCACCAAGGCGCAGACCCGCAGCGACGAGTTCTCGTGGGCGCAGAGCGCCGACGCCATGTGCACGGTGCTGGAGTCGGTCCGCGCGGGTCGATACCTCAGCGGCCTGGTCTGACGCCGCTCAGGACGCCCCGGCGGCCGCCTTCGCGGTGCGGGCCAGCCGCGCCACCTCGGCCCAGTCCTTGCGCCCCACCACATCTGCGGGCGTCAACCAGCTGCCGCCCACGCAGCCGACGTTCGGGCTCGCCAGGTAGTCGCCCATGTTGGCGGGCGTGATCCCGCCGGTGGGGCAGAACCGTGCCGCGGGGACGGGCGAGTGGATGGCGCGCAGATACTTCGCGCCGCCGGCCTGCTCGGCCGGGAAGAACTTCAGCTCGGTGTAGCCCTCCTCGAGCAGGGTGAGCACCTCCGACACCGTGGACACCCCGGGCAGGTGCGGTAACCCGCTGTCGCGCATCGCCGCACGCAGCGACGGCGTGCTACCGGGTGACACCAGGAACTGGGCCCCGTTGGCGGCGGCCTGTTTCGGTTGTGCGGAGTCGACGACGGTGCCCGCACCGACGAGGATCTCGGGCACCTCGTCGGCGATCCGCTTGATGGCGTCGAGCGCCGCGGGTGTGCGCAGCGTCAGCTCGATGACCGGTAACCCGCCCTCGACCAGTGCCTTGGCGATCGGCACCGCGTCGGCGGCGTCGTGCACGACGACGACGGGGATGACGGGGACGAGGTCGAGCAGGGAATCGAGACTCATACGGCACTCCTGAAGATCGTGGCGCCCTGGTCGGCCGGGCCGACGCTGGCACGCAAGGTGGCGAAGAGTTCCCGGCCGGTGCCGGTCCACTCGTCGTTGGTGGGGGCCTGCCCGGTGCTGGACCGGGCAGCGAGGTCCGCGGGCGCGACGTCGACCGACAACGTACCGGCCGTGGCGTCGACGGTGATGACGTCGCCGTCGCGAACCCGCGACAGCGGCCCGCCCGCGGCGGCCTCCGGCGTGACGTGGATGGCCGCGGGCACCTTGCCCGAAGCGCCCGACATGCGCCCGTCGGTCACCAGCGCGACCTTGAACCCGCGGTCCTGCAGCACCCCCAGCGCCGGGGTGAGCTTGTGCAGTTCGGGCATACCGAGCGCCTGCGGTCCCTGGTATCGCAAGACGCCGACGAAATCGCGGTCGAGTTCACCGGCCCCGAACGCCTCGAGGAACGCCTCCTGGCTGTCGAACACGGCCGCGGGTGCGACGACCGTGCGATGTTCGGGGTCGACCGCCGAGGTCTTCATGACGCTCGTGCCGAGATTGCCCGAGAGTGTCTTGAGCCCGCCGTCGGGCGCGAACGGGTCGTCGACCCCGCGCAGCACGTCGGTGTCGAGGCTCGCGTGCACCCCGTCGCGCCAGCGCAGCACCCCGTCGTCGAGGTAGGGCTCGGTGGTGTAGCGGCGCAGGCCCGGTCCGGCCACGGTCGTGACGTTCTCGTGCAGCAGCCCGGCGTCGAGCAGCGACCGGACCAGAAACGCCATGCCGCCTGCGGCCTGGAAGTGGTTGACGTCGGCCTTGCCGTTGGGATAGATCCGCGCGAGCAGCGGTACGACCGCCGACAGATCGGCAATGTCGTTCCAGGTCAGGATGATTCCCGCGGCGCGGGCGATCGCGACCAGATGCATGGTGTGGTTGGTCGACCCACCTGTGGCCAGCAGCGCGACGGCCCCGTTGACCACGGCGCGCTCGTCGACCACGGCGCCGACCGGTGTGTAGGCGTCGCCCAGGGCGGTCACCTCGGCGGCCCGTGCACCTGCCGCTGCGGTCAGCGCCTCACGCAGCGGGGTGTCCGGCGTCACCAGGCTGGACCCGGGCAGATGCAGGCCCATCGCCTCCATGAGCAGCTGGTTGGAGTTCGCGGTGCCGTAGAACGTGCACGTGCCGCGCCCGTGGTACGACGCGGCCTCGGCGTCGAGCAGGGCCTCACGGTCGACCTTGCCCTCGGCGAACATCTGGCGGATGCGGGACTTCTCTCCGTTGGGCAGTCCCGAGGTCATCGGGCCGGCGGGCACGAAGATCGCGGGCAAGTGGCCGAAACTCAGCGCACCGATCAGCATGCCCGGCACGATCTTGTCGCACACGCCGAGCAACAGCGCGGCGTCGAACATGTCGTGGGACAAGGCAATTGCCGTCGACATGGCGATCACGTCGCGCGAGAACAACGACAGCTGCATACCGGCGCGGCCCTGCGTGATGCCGTCGCACATCGCGGGCACGCCGCCTGCGACCTGGGCGATGGCGCCGGCGCCCAGTGCCGCGGCCTTCAGTTGGGCCGGGTAGTCCTCGAATGGCTTGTGCGCCGAGAGCATGTCGTTGTAGGACGACACGATCGCCAGGTTGGGTTTGACGAT
Coding sequences:
- a CDS encoding dihydrofolate reductase family protein, whose product is MKTVYYTASSLDGYIVDENQSLDWLTSRDITPDGPFGYEQFIETIGVLVMGASTYEWVVEHGDWSYDQPAWVLTHRPEIAAESHPMQVFSGDVAELHPKLVAAAGGKDVWVVGGGDVAAQFVAADLIDEIIVSYAPCTLGVGSRVLPMRSEWVLDDCARNGDFVCARWKRPVLHT
- a CDS encoding aldehyde dehydrogenase — protein: MTQTASAATAATTNWDKLFIGGQWVEPSSSEIIEVFSPATGEKVGQAPLATKADVDAACAAARKAFDEGPWPRMTPQEREAVLAKATALIEESADEFKTLLKLETGQPQTIVDMMQYGAAMSTLQFYASAADKFAWKDIRDGIYGQTLVLKEPVGVVGAVVAWNVPFFLAANKLGPALLAGCTIVLKPAAETPLTTNLMAQKFLEAGLPEGVLSVVPGGPETGRALTDNPALDKFTFTGSSAVGKEIGKIAAEKLKPCTLELGGKSAAIILEDADLDSTLPMLLFSGLMNSGQACVGQTRILAPRSRYDEVVEKVAAGVAAMQVGVPDDPAAMVGPLISEKQRERVEGYIKKGIEEGARLVTGGGRPEGLDSGWFVQPTVFADVDNSMTIAQEEIFGPVLVVIPFEDEDDAVRIANDSVYGLAGSVYTTDHAKGVEIASKVRTGTYGINMYAFDPGAPFGGYKNSGIGRECGPEGIAGYCESKSVLLPFGYTPE
- a CDS encoding class I SAM-dependent methyltransferase: MNPTDRFAGRATLRRSVRLLSQFRFEQSEPARFYGALADDTVAMVADLWTGVTGDSPAGRTVLDVGGGPGYFASAFEQAGMRYVGVEPDPREMHAGPAGEPGAGVFVRASGMALPFADSSVDICLSSNVAEHVRNPWRLGNEMLRVTRPGGLAVLSYTVWLGPFGGHEMGLTHYLGGARAAERYTRRHGHRPKNDYGSSLFAVSAADGLQWARSTGALVAAFPRYHPRWAWWMTSIPGFREFAVSNLVLVLSRR
- a CDS encoding glycosyltransferase family 4 protein; amino-acid sequence: MSARPESAPHVRRVLLLCWRDTGHPQGGGSEAYVQRIGAYLAGRGVDVTLRTARYPGSARTEVVDGVRISRGGGPYTVYIWAGLAMVLARIGLGPLRRARPDVVIDTQNGLPFLARLAFGRRVAVLVHHCHRELWPVAGPVMGRIGWFVESWLSPRLHRRNQYVTVSLPSARDLNELGVDSQRIAVVRNGLDEAPATTLKLPRSETPRLVVLSRLVPHKQIEDALEAVAQLRTEMPDVHLDILGDGWWRERLVEHAELLGITDAVTFHGHVDEDTKHRVLQRSWVHVLPSRKEGWGLAVTEAAQHAVPTIGYRSSGGLTDSVVDGVTGLLVDDRDGLVAGLRQLVSDPVLRTQLGTKAQTRSDEFSWAQSADAMCTVLESVRAGRYLSGLV
- the eda gene encoding bifunctional 4-hydroxy-2-oxoglutarate aldolase/2-dehydro-3-deoxy-phosphogluconate aldolase, giving the protein MSLDSLLDLVPVIPVVVVHDAADAVPIAKALVEGGLPVIELTLRTPAALDAIKRIADEVPEILVGAGTVVDSAQPKQAAANGAQFLVSPGSTPSLRAAMRDSGLPHLPGVSTVSEVLTLLEEGYTELKFFPAEQAGGAKYLRAIHSPVPAARFCPTGGITPANMGDYLASPNVGCVGGSWLTPADVVGRKDWAEVARLARTAKAAAGAS
- the edd gene encoding phosphogluconate dehydratase, which encodes MSTVHPTVAEVTRRIVERSAATRDVYLERMAEQTHRGPARGRLACANLAHGFAATEPADKEALRRIVKPNLAIVSSYNDMLSAHKPFEDYPAQLKAAALGAGAIAQVAGGVPAMCDGITQGRAGMQLSLFSRDVIAMSTAIALSHDMFDAALLLGVCDKIVPGMLIGALSFGHLPAIFVPAGPMTSGLPNGEKSRIRQMFAEGKVDREALLDAEAASYHGRGTCTFYGTANSNQLLMEAMGLHLPGSSLVTPDTPLREALTAAAGARAAEVTALGDAYTPVGAVVDERAVVNGAVALLATGGSTNHTMHLVAIARAAGIILTWNDIADLSAVVPLLARIYPNGKADVNHFQAAGGMAFLVRSLLDAGLLHENVTTVAGPGLRRYTTEPYLDDGVLRWRDGVHASLDTDVLRGVDDPFAPDGGLKTLSGNLGTSVMKTSAVDPEHRTVVAPAAVFDSQEAFLEAFGAGELDRDFVGVLRYQGPQALGMPELHKLTPALGVLQDRGFKVALVTDGRMSGASGKVPAAIHVTPEAAAGGPLSRVRDGDVITVDATAGTLSVDVAPADLAARSSTGQAPTNDEWTGTGRELFATLRASVGPADQGATIFRSAV